GATCCAGAAGTTCGAACTGCGCAAGGTCGCGAAAACCCTGTGACGTTGTAGCCCCGGGGCGGCTCCGCTATCCTGCGCCCATAAAGGTAAGACGAGCAGGTTGGTCAGCCGCCCATGACGGCGCTCAAGCGGTTTCAAAGGCTGGAAAGCCCCGGGCTGTGGCGGGAATCCCCCGACGCCCAGCGGCGCGACGTGATCCTCTCCTTCGGCGAGGCATCCCTTGTCGTGTCGGACATGCGCGAACGCGTGCTGGCCCATTGGTCGCTGGCCGCCATCGAACGGATCAATCCCGGCAAGATGCCCGCGCTTTACCGTCCGGGCACCGATAGCGGCGAGACACTGGAGATCGACGAATCCGTGATGATCGACGCGATCGAGGCCGTGCGGGCCGCGCTGGCCCGCAGCCGGCCGCATCCCGGGCGCCTGCGTCTTTGGCTGCTGGTCGGTGTGGTTCTGGCGATCCTGGGGCTGGGCCTGTTCTGGCTGCCCGGTGCACTGGTGCGACACACGGTATCCGTGGTGCCGCCGGAGGGCCGGGCGGAGATCGGGCGCGATCTGCTGGCCCGCGTCACCCGCGTGGCCGGCCCGCCCTGCAACCGGCCTGACGGGGTAAAGGCGCTGAACCGCCTGACCCGCCGCCTGCTGCCCGACCGGGATGTGCGCGTGCTTGTCCTGCCCGGTGGCGTGCCACGATCGGCGCATCTGCCGGGCGGGTTGATCCTGCTGAACCGGGCGCTGGTCGAGGATTACGAGACCGCCGATACCCTTGCCGGGTTCATCATCGCCGAGGATGCCCGCGCGGCAAAGACCGATCCGCTGGCGGCCATGTTGTCCGAGGTCGGTCTTGCGGCAAGCTTCAAGCTGCTGACCAGCGGCCACATGCCCCGGGAGGCGCTGGAGTCCTATGCCCTGACGATGCTGACCATGGCCCCCGAACCGCTGCCCCAGGACATCCTGCTGGGCCGGTTTCAGCAGGCGCGCGTGCCAGCCGCCCCCTATGCCTACGCGCTGGATATCTCCGGCGAAAGCGTGATCGGGTTGATCGAGGCCGATCCAATGCGCGGGCAGACTGTGGCACCGCTTTTGTCCGATGGGGAATGGGTGCAGTTGCAGGGGATCTGTGGCGGCTGAGGCCCGGATCAGTTCTTCAGGATGACGTCCCGAAAACCCGCGCCGCGAAGCGCATTTCTGGCGGCGTCCAGATCTTCCTGCGCGTAAAACGGGCCGACGGAGACGAAGGTCAGCCCCCCGCCCCGGCCTGCCGCCTCCTCCCGGTAGACCGGCAGGCCCAGCGCCTCAAGCCGGGCGGCCAGGCGCGCGGCATTGGCCGGCACGCCGAAGGCGCCGACCTGAATGTAACGATGGCTTGCGGGGTGAAGCGGTTTCTTCTCCTCAACGACCGGCGCAGGGGCTTCGGTCACCGTCTTTGCCACATCGGCGGGCGGCGGGCTCTGGTCGGTCTGGGGTGGGGTAAAGGCCGCGGCGGCCGCATCCGCCCCTGCATCGACCGCGCCCTTTTCGGCTGGCAGCATCCCGTCCCGGGGTTCCAGCTTGCGGCGCGGCGCCAGCCAGTCGTCGCCCCCGCCCGGGCCGGGGGCTCTGGGCTGGCGCAGGCTTTGCAGGCTTCCGGGGCCGGGCAGCGCCGACCATGTCGGCGGGGTGGGCAGGTCCCAGGGCCCGCGCGGACCGGCCGTGGTGTCTTTCGGCTCCGTCGGAACGGGTCGATTGGCGGCCGCGGGGCGGGCGGGCACCTCTGGCGGGCTTTCCAGAACAAGGGGAACACGTCGGTCCGGGGCCGCGGCGAAACTCGGCCTGAACCCGCAAAGCGGCACCCCGTCGCGCGACAGGCGCGGCTGCCAGCCGCCCACGTCCCCCCGCACGAACACGCAGCCACGGCTGTCGACGAACTGCACGCCCAGAAAGCCGGGCGGCGGCAGGTCAGCCGGGGCCGACATCTCCTCCGCCCTGACAGAACATGCTGCACCGCCAATCCCGAAGGCGACCAGAAAAACAACCAGCCCGCGCAAGAAGGCCATGCGATCTCCCGAAAGATGCAGCGTCAGAATGGCCCAAATCATCTTGGCCGTAAAGGAACAAGCCTCAGCGCGTGCCGAACATCCGGTCGCCCGCATCGCCAAGCCCCGGCACGATATAGCCATGCTCGTTCAGGCACTCATCCACCGCCGCGGTCACGATGGGCACATCGGGATGCGCCTCTCCCATCCGGGCGATGCCTTCGGGCGCGGCCAGCAGGCACATGAAACGCAGGTTGTTCGCCCCCGCCTTTTTCAGAAGATCGACCGCCGCGGCAGAGGAATTGCCGGTCGCCAGCATCGGATCGACCACGATCACCAGACGATCCGACAGATCCGGCGGCACCTTGAAATAGTACTGCACCGGCTGCAGCGTCTCCTCATCGCGGTAAAGCCCCACGAAACCCACGCGCGCCGACGGCACCAGTTCCAGCACCCCATCCAGAAGCCCGTTGCCCGCCCGCAGGATCGACACCAGCACCAGCTTCTTGCCCGCCAGAACCGGGGCGTCCATCTCGCACAGCGGCGTCTCGATCCGCCGGGTGGTCATCTCAAGCTCCCGCGTAATCTCATAGGCCAGAAGCTGGCTGATCTCCCGCAGCAATTGCCGGAAAACGGCGGTGGGCGTGTCCTTGTCGCGCATCAGCGTCAGCTTGTGCTGCACCAGCGGGTGGTTCACGACAATCAGGTGATCAAGCATTCTTGCCCTCCAGTCTCTTGCGGATCGCGGCCCCTGTGTCCTCATCGCAGAAGGCCGCGGCCAGCGCCACGTCGTTCAGCGCGGCGAACGTATCGTCTGTCCAGTCAAAAGCGTCGGCCAGACGTTCATATTCGCGCGTCATGGTTGTGCCGAAAAACGGCGGGTCGTCGGTGGACACCGTGACCTTCACCCCGGCCCGGCGCAACCGGTCGATGGGATGGTCGGCCCACGACCGGTAAAGCCCCAACGCGATGTTGGAGCCGGGGCAGACCTCCAGCACGACGCCCGTCTCGGCCAGGTGATCGACAAGGCGCGGATCCTCGATGGCGCGGACCCCGTGGCCGATCCGGTCCACCCGAAGATCGGCCAACGCCTCGCGCACCGATTGCGGACCGCCCCATTCCCCCGCATGAACGGTCAGACCCAGCCGGGCCTCGCGCGCCATGTCGAAGGCATAGGCGAAATCCCGGGGGCGGCCCTTGCTCTCATCCCCCGCCATGCCGAAGCCGACGATGAAATCGCCGGCCGTTTCCGCTGCGCACAGGGCGGCCTTGCGGGCGGCATCTGGCCCGAAATGGCGGATGCAGGTG
The genomic region above belongs to Rhodovulum sp. P5 and contains:
- a CDS encoding adenosine deaminase translates to MSATDLPKIELHHHLEGAAPPALIRDMAKARHMDISGIFGPDGGYAYRDFAHFLRVYEAATSVLKEPADFARLTETVLERTAAEGVVYLESFLSPDFCGRCDLSAWHEYLHAIAEAAADAERRHGIVMRGVVTCIRHFGPDAARKAALCAAETAGDFIVGFGMAGDESKGRPRDFAYAFDMAREARLGLTVHAGEWGGPQSVREALADLRVDRIGHGVRAIEDPRLVDHLAETGVVLEVCPGSNIALGLYRSWADHPIDRLRRAGVKVTVSTDDPPFFGTTMTREYERLADAFDWTDDTFAALNDVALAAAFCDEDTGAAIRKRLEGKNA
- the upp gene encoding uracil phosphoribosyltransferase, with the protein product MLDHLIVVNHPLVQHKLTLMRDKDTPTAVFRQLLREISQLLAYEITRELEMTTRRIETPLCEMDAPVLAGKKLVLVSILRAGNGLLDGVLELVPSARVGFVGLYRDEETLQPVQYYFKVPPDLSDRLVIVVDPMLATGNSSAAAVDLLKKAGANNLRFMCLLAAPEGIARMGEAHPDVPIVTAAVDECLNEHGYIVPGLGDAGDRMFGTR
- a CDS encoding SPOR domain-containing protein, with the translated sequence MSAPADLPPPGFLGVQFVDSRGCVFVRGDVGGWQPRLSRDGVPLCGFRPSFAAAPDRRVPLVLESPPEVPARPAAANRPVPTEPKDTTAGPRGPWDLPTPPTWSALPGPGSLQSLRQPRAPGPGGGDDWLAPRRKLEPRDGMLPAEKGAVDAGADAAAAAFTPPQTDQSPPPADVAKTVTEAPAPVVEEKKPLHPASHRYIQVGAFGVPANAARLAARLEALGLPVYREEAAGRGGGLTFVSVGPFYAQEDLDAARNALRGAGFRDVILKN